The Candidatus Manganitrophus noduliformans genome includes a window with the following:
- the miaA gene encoding tRNA (adenosine(37)-N6)-dimethylallyltransferase MiaA, which yields MILVGPTAVGKSAVAERLALALETDILVADSRQIYRGMDIGTDKPSPESRARVPRHLIDLVPPDGSFSAGKFKMLAEEKIAALSRGGKPIFIEGGTGLYIKTLLYGLWEGPPADWDLRRRLLQEESERGEGALHRRLAEVDPAAAERIHPRDLPKLVRALEVYERVGRPISEVHAAHRFAEPPKGDYFLVGLRRDREDLYQRIEQRVEAQIAKGLIDETAGLLSAGFSPELPSMRGLGYKQMARYIRGEQTREEAIATLKRDTRHYAKRQMTWFRADPKIEWIDLRPEEAPEEAADRILRLKYLKSML from the coding sequence TTGATTCTCGTCGGCCCGACCGCCGTCGGCAAGAGCGCCGTTGCCGAGCGGCTGGCGCTGGCGCTGGAGACCGACATCCTGGTGGCCGACTCCCGCCAGATCTACCGGGGGATGGATATCGGGACCGATAAACCGTCGCCCGAGTCGCGGGCGCGGGTGCCGCGTCACCTGATCGATCTCGTCCCTCCCGACGGTTCCTTCTCGGCCGGGAAGTTCAAGATGCTGGCCGAAGAGAAGATCGCCGCGCTTTCCCGGGGAGGAAAGCCGATCTTTATCGAAGGGGGGACCGGCCTTTATATCAAAACCCTCTTGTATGGATTGTGGGAGGGACCGCCCGCCGATTGGGATCTCCGGCGGCGGCTGCTTCAAGAAGAGAGCGAGAGAGGCGAAGGGGCCCTTCACCGGCGGCTGGCCGAGGTCGATCCCGCGGCGGCGGAGCGGATCCATCCGCGCGATCTCCCGAAGCTGGTTCGGGCCCTGGAGGTCTATGAACGGGTCGGCCGTCCGATTTCCGAGGTCCATGCGGCCCACCGGTTCGCCGAGCCCCCGAAGGGGGACTACTTTCTGGTGGGATTGCGGCGCGACCGCGAAGACCTCTATCAGCGGATTGAACAACGGGTTGAGGCGCAAATTGCAAAGGGGCTGATCGACGAGACGGCGGGCCTTCTCTCGGCCGGTTTTTCGCCGGAGCTTCCTTCCATGCGGGGATTGGGATACAAGCAGATGGCCCGGTACATTCGGGGCGAGCAGACGCGGGAAGAGGCGATCGCGACGCTAAAACGTGATACCCGTCACTACGCGAAACGGCAGATGACCTGGTTTCGGGCCGACCCGAAGATCGAGTGGATCGATCTTCGCCCGGAGGAAGCGCCGGAAGAGGCCGCCGACCGGATTCTGCGCTTGAAGTATTTGAAGAGTATGCTATAA
- the mtnP gene encoding S-methyl-5'-thioadenosine phosphorylase — protein sequence MSRSKLPQARIGVIGGSGLYQMESLKEVREMAVSTPFGKPSGKFILGTLEGVPIAFLARHGQGHTLLPSEINYRANLFAMKKLGVERILSVSAVGSMKEAIAPGHIAIPSQFYDLTKGRKSTFFGQGIVAHVSLADPICSELAGIVAEASEAVGATIHRGGTYLCMEGPQFSTRAESEVHRGWGVDVIGMTNVTEAKLAREAEICYTTIALATDYDCWHVSEEPVTVEMVIKTLLENVALSKKIIQAAVVRMGEGRRCACAEALKHAIVTPASAIPKKTKADLKPIIGKYI from the coding sequence GTGAGTCGATCCAAATTGCCGCAGGCGCGGATCGGCGTCATCGGCGGAAGCGGTCTATACCAGATGGAATCGCTGAAAGAGGTCCGGGAGATGGCGGTTTCGACCCCGTTCGGAAAGCCCTCCGGGAAGTTCATTCTTGGAACCCTGGAGGGGGTTCCGATCGCTTTTTTGGCGCGGCATGGCCAGGGCCATACGCTTCTCCCCTCGGAGATCAATTATCGGGCCAATCTCTTTGCCATGAAGAAGCTGGGGGTGGAGCGGATTCTCTCCGTCAGCGCGGTCGGCAGCATGAAAGAAGCGATCGCCCCGGGCCATATCGCGATCCCGAGCCAGTTTTATGATCTGACGAAGGGAAGAAAGAGCACTTTTTTCGGACAGGGGATCGTGGCGCACGTCAGCCTGGCCGACCCGATCTGCTCCGAGCTGGCCGGCATCGTCGCGGAGGCGAGTGAAGCGGTTGGGGCCACGATTCATCGCGGGGGGACCTATCTCTGCATGGAGGGGCCGCAATTCTCCACCCGCGCCGAATCGGAGGTCCACCGAGGCTGGGGGGTCGATGTCATCGGGATGACCAATGTGACCGAGGCCAAGCTGGCGCGGGAGGCCGAGATCTGCTATACAACGATTGCGCTGGCGACCGATTACGACTGCTGGCACGTCTCCGAGGAGCCGGTGACGGTCGAGATGGTCATCAAGACCCTTCTGGAAAATGTCGCCCTCTCAAAGAAGATCATTCAGGCGGCGGTGGTTCGGATGGGAGAGGGGAGGCGGTGCGCTTGCGCCGAAGCGCTGAAGCACGCCATCGTGACCCCCGCCTCTGCCATTCCCAAAAAGACCAAAGCCGATTTAAAGCCAATCATCGGGAAGTATATTTGA
- a CDS encoding PfkB family carbohydrate kinase yields MSLLVVGSVAFDSVKTPFGEAKEVLGGSATYFSTAASYFTEVKLVAVVGEDFPESHLAFLKEKGVDFEGLERRPGRTFRWRGEYGYQLNEAKTLDTQLNVFESFRPKLPSSYRDAAVVFLANIDPELQLDVLKQVKQPKLVACDTMNFWIGGKRDALIKTLGEVDILIINDGEARELAGEFNLVKVAKKILSFGPKILIIKRGEYGALMFNGQTTFAAPALPLENVFDPTGAGDSFAGGFMGYLSQNGSMNEAALRQAVIYGSVMASFNVEAFSLDRMRTLTREEINARYKEFQSLTFFESA; encoded by the coding sequence ATGAGTTTATTGGTAGTCGGTTCGGTGGCGTTTGATTCGGTCAAGACCCCGTTCGGTGAGGCGAAAGAAGTATTGGGAGGATCGGCGACCTACTTCTCCACGGCGGCGAGCTATTTTACTGAGGTGAAGCTGGTGGCGGTGGTCGGCGAAGATTTTCCGGAGTCCCACCTGGCGTTTTTAAAAGAGAAGGGGGTCGATTTCGAAGGGCTGGAGCGCCGGCCGGGCCGGACTTTCCGATGGCGCGGGGAGTATGGCTATCAGCTCAACGAGGCGAAGACCCTCGATACGCAGCTGAATGTCTTCGAGTCGTTCCGGCCGAAACTTCCTTCCTCGTACCGCGACGCCGCCGTCGTTTTTTTGGCGAACATCGACCCGGAGTTGCAGCTTGATGTTCTCAAGCAGGTGAAGCAGCCAAAACTCGTTGCGTGTGATACAATGAATTTCTGGATCGGGGGAAAACGCGACGCGCTCATTAAAACCCTCGGAGAAGTCGATATCTTGATCATCAACGACGGCGAAGCGCGCGAACTGGCCGGCGAGTTCAACCTGGTGAAGGTGGCGAAGAAGATCCTCTCGTTCGGTCCGAAGATCCTCATTATCAAGCGCGGCGAATATGGGGCATTGATGTTCAACGGGCAGACCACCTTCGCCGCGCCCGCGCTGCCGTTGGAGAATGTGTTTGATCCGACCGGCGCCGGCGATTCGTTTGCGGGGGGATTTATGGGATACCTCTCGCAGAACGGGTCGATGAACGAAGCGGCCCTCCGGCAGGCGGTCATTTACGGGAGCGTTATGGCCTCTTTCAATGTCGAGGCCTTCAGCCTCGATCGGATGCGGACCCTCACCCGGGAAGAGATCAACGCGCGGTATAAAGAGTTTCAGTCGTTGACCTTCTTTGAAAGTGCCTAG
- a CDS encoding tetratricopeptide repeat protein encodes MRWKRAMIWILIPLCTACGMGEAQLKREREASAHYKLGISYINDNSLQRAFIEFQKAIELDPRYRDAHYALGHVHFMQENYKEAVISLQKSLSADPEFSDAHNYLGKVYEAQGKFDQAISEYQAALKNLQYATPEKPYLNLGLVYLKQEKYDEAVRSFESVLRINPRPEFIALTQNGLGRAYFQMGKLKESIASYQEAIRLAPDFVDAHLNLASAYLREGSKGLAAGSFKKVVELSPKSSQAKEAQKFLDALR; translated from the coding sequence ATGCGTTGGAAAAGGGCGATGATTTGGATTCTCATTCCGCTTTGCACCGCCTGCGGGATGGGCGAGGCGCAACTCAAGAGAGAAAGGGAGGCATCGGCCCATTACAAGCTCGGCATCTCGTATATCAACGACAATTCCCTCCAAAGGGCGTTTATCGAATTTCAGAAGGCGATCGAGCTCGATCCGCGTTATCGCGACGCCCACTATGCCTTGGGGCATGTTCATTTTATGCAGGAAAACTACAAGGAAGCGGTCATCTCCCTGCAGAAATCGCTTTCAGCCGATCCGGAATTCTCCGATGCTCATAATTATCTCGGAAAGGTGTATGAGGCGCAGGGCAAATTCGATCAGGCGATCTCGGAGTATCAGGCGGCCCTCAAAAATCTACAATACGCGACCCCTGAAAAACCCTATCTGAACCTCGGGCTGGTCTACCTGAAGCAAGAGAAATATGATGAAGCGGTCCGCTCCTTTGAAAGTGTTCTGAGGATCAATCCCCGTCCCGAGTTTATCGCGCTGACCCAGAATGGGCTTGGAAGAGCCTACTTTCAGATGGGAAAGCTCAAAGAGTCCATCGCCTCTTATCAGGAGGCCATCCGTCTTGCGCCCGATTTCGTCGATGCCCATCTCAATCTAGCCTCCGCGTATTTGAGAGAGGGCTCGAAAGGGCTTGCAGCGGGTTCGTTTAAAAAAGTCGTTGAGCTCTCTCCCAAAAGTTCACAAGCGAAAGAGGCGCAGAAATTTTTGGATGCGCTTCGCTAA
- a CDS encoding helix-turn-helix domain-containing protein gives MENLGEFLRQQREGKNISIEELATRTRIGVRFIKLIEENQFDQLPNPVSAKGFLRSYARCLGLEEAPILSRFSQTVQSPETSAASGSEEKVPSYIQRKQPDRLPFPLWAALAVVGVIVFFLVLAFLMPKNKEAALPPPPEEILSDEPVPPEPSPIPPPPEGGGASSFEPPSPLSPAPTLSSAADPSPPSQESFIPLVLLIEAVEPSWIHATLDGTEIKEALLQAGESVRWEAKEKFALTVGNAGGVRLFLDGRELGSLGPSGKVVRREIVAQR, from the coding sequence ATGGAAAATTTAGGCGAGTTCCTTCGGCAACAAAGGGAAGGTAAAAACATTTCAATAGAGGAGTTGGCGACCCGGACACGCATCGGGGTCCGGTTTATCAAGCTGATCGAAGAGAACCAATTCGACCAGCTTCCCAACCCGGTCTCGGCCAAGGGGTTTTTGAGAAGCTACGCCCGCTGCCTCGGTCTTGAGGAAGCGCCCATTCTGAGCCGGTTTTCGCAGACCGTTCAGTCGCCGGAGACCTCGGCTGCAAGCGGCTCGGAGGAGAAGGTTCCTTCCTACATTCAGAGAAAGCAACCCGATCGCCTTCCCTTTCCTCTTTGGGCCGCCCTTGCGGTGGTCGGCGTGATCGTTTTCTTCCTTGTGCTTGCTTTTTTAATGCCGAAGAACAAAGAGGCCGCGCTCCCTCCGCCGCCCGAAGAGATCCTCTCCGACGAGCCGGTTCCCCCGGAGCCGTCGCCGATTCCTCCGCCCCCGGAGGGTGGAGGGGCCTCCTCCTTTGAACCTCCTTCGCCCCTTTCACCCGCTCCAACCCTCTCTTCGGCCGCCGATCCCTCGCCACCCTCGCAGGAGTCCTTTATCCCGTTGGTTCTTCTGATTGAGGCGGTGGAGCCGTCATGGATCCATGCCACCCTCGATGGGACCGAGATCAAAGAGGCCCTTCTCCAGGCGGGTGAGAGCGTTCGATGGGAAGCCAAAGAGAAATTCGCTCTTACGGTCGGAAACGCCGGGGGGGTCCGTCTCTTTCTCGATGGGCGGGAGCTTGGCTCTCTGGGTCCGAGCGGAAAGGTGGTGAGAAGGGAGATTGTGGCGCAGCGGTAA
- a CDS encoding tyrosine-type recombinase/integrase, whose protein sequence is MKEDTPGFNGSNSALAEDDPEILSGRRPPLKGQDLSDNVYIWLLEKEGVFAKPTIETYRYALSQFISFWDQHKRPGLTPLFIRQYARELDRFRKLSPATVQVFLSALRSFLSWGVEQGWLLSNPAVQVKLPKISRRYRRDSLTHEESEQLLGMVERVKDVRGLRDYLLVALAVRIGLRENEMHLADIGDYSRRGGIGILYLLRKGRRAKDLSVVLVEDLADSVDLYYRLRGKQKATDPLFFSERPDRKGARLSVRGIRAIISSYMKKAGIERPHVSPHSARHHAATNALLNGATLKDVQEMLGHATIATTENYIHMSKRLNDGAEHHVQIGKKADLSAVTPPE, encoded by the coding sequence ATGAAAGAAGACACACCCGGGTTTAATGGATCAAACAGCGCGCTCGCCGAAGACGATCCGGAGATTCTTTCCGGCCGGCGGCCACCTCTTAAAGGGCAGGACCTCTCCGACAACGTCTATATCTGGCTCCTTGAGAAGGAAGGGGTTTTCGCGAAGCCGACAATTGAGACTTACCGCTATGCCCTCTCCCAATTCATCTCCTTCTGGGACCAACACAAACGACCAGGATTAACCCCTCTTTTTATTCGACAATACGCCCGGGAGCTCGATCGCTTTCGGAAGCTCTCGCCGGCGACGGTCCAGGTTTTCCTCTCCGCGCTGCGCTCTTTCTTATCGTGGGGGGTGGAGCAGGGGTGGTTGCTGAGCAATCCGGCCGTCCAGGTAAAGCTGCCGAAGATCTCCAGGAGGTACCGAAGGGATTCCCTGACGCATGAGGAGAGCGAGCAGCTCCTCGGAATGGTCGAGCGAGTGAAAGATGTTCGAGGCCTCAGAGATTACCTCCTGGTCGCCTTGGCGGTCCGGATCGGGCTGCGTGAGAATGAGATGCACCTCGCGGACATAGGGGATTACTCCAGACGCGGAGGGATCGGAATCCTTTATCTTTTAAGGAAAGGTCGACGGGCGAAGGACCTCTCGGTCGTTTTGGTGGAGGACCTGGCCGATTCGGTCGATCTCTATTATCGGCTTCGTGGAAAGCAGAAGGCGACCGATCCGCTCTTCTTCTCCGAACGACCCGATCGGAAGGGCGCCCGGCTGTCGGTCCGGGGGATCCGGGCGATCATATCCTCCTATATGAAGAAGGCGGGGATCGAACGACCGCATGTGAGTCCCCACTCCGCGCGGCACCACGCCGCCACGAATGCATTGTTAAACGGGGCCACCCTTAAAGACGTTCAGGAAATGCTCGGTCATGCAACAATTGCTACGACGGAGAATTATATCCATATGTCTAAAAGATTGAACGATGGCGCGGAGCATCACGTCCAGATTGGCAAAAAGGCGGATCTGTCGGCGGTCACGCCGCCGGAATAG
- a CDS encoding sigma-70 family RNA polymerase sigma factor, whose product MENVTENVSLHFAQQEDLDPHCYPRLDNLSAAFVWQFLPVPKSPISPPEFIFVPVRHPRRWDEEDMEQELAIAEWNSAWEAGPLRLALFAEKLPKSLQWLIDYENQNLCLIPGGSWHGYEAYAPLFHLLPRRVLAHYRLPLLKRGLWPIWMAHQTIDRVLPKDFKCRLSQAFAYYIWPLMNSGSKSSAFSRADSLRLLAHNLDFWLPYIDIVAQSRMKSLGRVRAEDKKQATLLRKLKSEASSDYIPSRPLHGGSVWYGEEEAWEATKELIHAADRFGKLRNIIDAIRSHRVEEDFSSHWSYAREDFERKLYHKRSKVKVTFVELDDTIPVHGPESEVHENLLWEDFLAVFDPKERRIIVCLRNGITKIGEIGRILGYANHSPVSKALSRIRRKARSFLDQ is encoded by the coding sequence ATGGAAAATGTCACCGAAAACGTAAGCTTACATTTTGCCCAGCAAGAGGATCTTGACCCGCACTGTTATCCACGGCTCGATAACCTATCGGCCGCATTCGTTTGGCAATTTTTGCCGGTTCCAAAAAGTCCCATCTCACCTCCGGAATTTATATTTGTGCCCGTACGGCATCCTCGGAGGTGGGATGAGGAAGATATGGAGCAAGAGCTGGCGATCGCAGAATGGAACTCGGCCTGGGAGGCAGGACCGCTTCGCCTAGCACTGTTCGCCGAGAAGCTGCCAAAATCGCTTCAATGGCTCATAGACTATGAGAATCAGAACCTGTGTCTTATACCGGGGGGCAGCTGGCACGGCTACGAAGCATATGCGCCTCTCTTTCATCTTCTGCCCAGAAGGGTCCTTGCTCATTACCGTCTTCCCCTGCTGAAAAGAGGACTCTGGCCGATCTGGATGGCTCATCAAACGATTGATCGGGTTCTACCAAAAGACTTCAAGTGCCGTCTTTCCCAAGCGTTTGCCTATTATATCTGGCCACTAATGAATTCAGGATCCAAGAGTTCTGCATTCAGTAGAGCGGATTCTCTTCGTCTTCTTGCGCACAATCTTGATTTCTGGCTTCCTTATATCGATATTGTTGCGCAATCTCGCATGAAATCGCTTGGTCGCGTGAGAGCCGAAGATAAAAAACAAGCGACGTTACTTAGAAAATTAAAATCTGAGGCATCTTCCGATTACATCCCGTCTAGACCGCTCCACGGGGGAAGTGTTTGGTATGGAGAGGAAGAAGCATGGGAAGCCACTAAAGAATTGATTCATGCAGCGGATCGGTTTGGAAAGCTGAGAAACATAATCGATGCGATTCGATCCCACAGAGTTGAGGAGGACTTTTCATCACATTGGTCTTACGCACGTGAAGACTTTGAAAGAAAGCTCTACCATAAGCGATCAAAGGTAAAGGTCACATTCGTGGAGTTGGATGACACAATCCCGGTACATGGACCAGAATCCGAAGTGCATGAGAATCTTCTCTGGGAAGATTTTCTGGCGGTTTTCGATCCGAAGGAGAGAAGGATCATAGTATGTCTGCGCAATGGCATTACTAAAATAGGTGAGATCGGACGAATTCTGGGTTATGCGAACCACAGCCCTGTCTCAAAAGCACTTTCTCGCATACGACGAAAAGCAAGATCGTTTCTTGATCAGTGA
- a CDS encoding DUF4365 domain-containing protein: MSSTRQSHKGKTLSRQGVLGQKGINLIEGIVLEMASRWTPSGPNEVGIDGYIELFDPGNGAPLGRTLAVQSKAVSDFLNDSPDTFDYWCDRRDLDYWLQGNAPVILIISRPASDEAYWVSIKDYFSDPEHKNSTKITFLKKTQRFTSDSHRSLLEIGRSPEIGLYLAPVPRGERLHSNLLLLENCPAKIYVASTDLRKPREIWTKLHQTGHETDGAWLLRDKRLIAFHDLSEMPWSTVCDLGTLEDFDTAEWSDSEDIDRRRQFTQLLNQTLRAHLYPSVRYWPDEDCYAYARTIDEGPLKLPYRSLKRKSDISVVSRFKTTTRDGRTLQWLRHLAFRGQFRRLGEQWYLEITPTYRFTRDGHYLARLHEDWLKGIKRLEGNRAVLSVLLFWADYLRPRTDLFEDRDAPLRFGKLLGFEMEVGINDKQWLSHDPKGKFEEIPITEELFLPNLDLEI, encoded by the coding sequence ATGTCTTCCACTCGTCAGTCTCATAAGGGCAAGACACTTTCAAGACAAGGAGTGCTTGGCCAAAAAGGGATAAACTTAATCGAGGGCATTGTCTTGGAGATGGCATCAAGATGGACTCCAAGCGGCCCAAACGAAGTAGGCATTGATGGATATATCGAGCTATTTGACCCCGGAAACGGTGCTCCGCTTGGGCGAACGCTCGCGGTCCAAAGCAAAGCTGTCTCCGATTTTCTGAATGATTCGCCGGATACCTTCGACTATTGGTGTGATCGGCGAGATCTTGACTATTGGCTCCAAGGGAATGCCCCCGTTATTCTTATCATATCTCGACCTGCGTCGGATGAAGCATATTGGGTATCGATCAAAGATTACTTTTCGGATCCTGAGCATAAAAACTCCACTAAAATTACTTTCCTCAAGAAGACACAGCGGTTCACATCCGACAGCCATCGCAGCCTTCTCGAGATAGGACGCTCCCCTGAGATCGGATTGTATCTGGCCCCGGTTCCACGTGGAGAGCGCCTGCATTCAAACCTGCTTCTCTTAGAGAACTGTCCCGCAAAAATCTATGTCGCCTCCACAGATCTTCGAAAACCACGGGAAATCTGGACCAAACTTCACCAAACGGGCCATGAGACTGACGGTGCCTGGCTTCTAAGAGATAAGCGACTGATAGCTTTTCACGATCTTTCCGAAATGCCTTGGTCAACGGTGTGTGATTTAGGAACACTCGAAGATTTTGATACAGCAGAATGGTCAGATTCTGAAGATATCGATCGGCGTCGACAATTTACTCAATTACTTAATCAGACTCTCCGGGCACACTTGTATCCAAGTGTGCGTTATTGGCCTGACGAAGACTGCTACGCCTACGCACGCACGATAGACGAAGGACCATTAAAACTTCCGTACAGGTCACTGAAACGAAAAAGTGACATCTCCGTTGTATCAAGATTTAAAACGACCACTCGGGATGGAAGAACCCTTCAATGGCTGCGCCATCTTGCCTTCCGTGGGCAATTCCGCCGCCTTGGGGAGCAGTGGTATTTGGAAATTACTCCGACTTACCGTTTCACGCGTGATGGTCACTATTTGGCCCGCCTGCACGAGGACTGGTTAAAAGGAATTAAAAGGCTTGAAGGCAACCGCGCAGTCTTAAGTGTCCTACTCTTCTGGGCGGACTACCTTCGCCCTCGAACGGATCTTTTTGAGGATCGAGATGCTCCACTTCGTTTTGGAAAGCTCCTTGGTTTTGAGATGGAAGTTGGAATTAATGATAAACAATGGCTCTCACATGACCCGAAAGGGAAATTTGAGGAGATTCCTATCACTGAGGAGTTGTTCCTTCCGAACCTTGATTTAGAGATATAG
- a CDS encoding argonaute/piwi family protein, whose translation MKISFFPEPELEFANGRTHVDVRFGIMQHGPLDRGTPLAPSQLKVGFIGTDETIDGVRSWLLRSRNGIPAKNSKLSNLFPPFPGFSENSCFGASLIFHERWCASIHKREIDGVVTNAKSNEAVQDAADLFLDYAKDLTQQGGPMVLICAPPRELLAALESKIAGRPDAIDEELDEGSDPPAIKKSLSQPYFHDVLKARGMILGIPIQMVRPDTYSAIKIKRKKKNTEQIRPLQDEATRAWNFHTALYYKAGGIPWRCVRDSTELTACYVGVSFYKSLDGGRLLTSVAQVFNERGEGVIVKGGEAVIEKDDRQPHLSAEDANSLLRQAIQTYRREHKNFPARLVIHKTSKFSAAEVEGFQNAAAEERIDTLELLSVRRSLSRLFREGTYPPLRGTFLEMDDVSGLIYLRGSVNFFETYPGMYVPRPLEFSIAETELSPQRHAQEILSLSKLNWNNTQFDGGEPITVRAARRVGEILKCIREEEVKPSFRFFM comes from the coding sequence ATGAAAATATCTTTTTTCCCTGAACCGGAGTTGGAATTCGCGAACGGCAGAACCCACGTAGATGTCCGCTTTGGAATCATGCAGCATGGCCCTCTTGATCGGGGGACTCCACTTGCGCCTTCTCAACTGAAAGTCGGATTCATCGGAACAGATGAGACCATTGACGGCGTGCGCTCCTGGCTGCTCCGTTCGAGAAATGGAATTCCGGCAAAAAATAGTAAGTTATCGAATCTCTTTCCCCCTTTTCCTGGTTTTTCTGAAAATTCATGTTTTGGCGCTTCGCTCATATTCCACGAGCGGTGGTGCGCATCAATTCACAAACGGGAAATTGACGGCGTAGTGACCAACGCCAAATCAAACGAAGCGGTTCAGGATGCGGCCGATCTTTTCCTGGATTATGCAAAAGATTTGACTCAGCAAGGGGGGCCAATGGTGCTGATCTGTGCTCCTCCACGAGAACTTCTTGCTGCTTTGGAAAGTAAGATTGCAGGGCGGCCCGACGCGATCGATGAAGAGTTGGATGAAGGATCTGATCCTCCAGCTATTAAGAAGAGTCTCTCTCAGCCATACTTTCATGACGTTCTCAAGGCGCGTGGCATGATTTTGGGCATTCCAATTCAGATGGTTCGACCTGACACGTATTCCGCCATTAAAATTAAAAGAAAAAAGAAAAATACGGAGCAAATCCGTCCACTTCAGGACGAGGCCACCCGAGCGTGGAATTTTCATACCGCTCTCTACTATAAGGCAGGTGGAATCCCATGGAGGTGTGTTAGGGACTCCACGGAGTTAACCGCTTGTTATGTCGGTGTAAGCTTTTACAAGTCGCTGGATGGTGGACGGCTTCTGACGAGTGTCGCGCAGGTTTTTAATGAGCGTGGAGAGGGTGTAATTGTCAAAGGTGGGGAAGCAGTTATTGAAAAAGATGATAGGCAACCGCATCTCTCGGCAGAGGATGCAAATTCACTTCTCAGGCAAGCGATTCAAACTTACAGGAGGGAACACAAGAATTTTCCCGCACGTTTAGTAATTCATAAGACGTCTAAATTCAGCGCCGCGGAGGTTGAAGGGTTTCAAAATGCCGCAGCAGAGGAACGGATCGATACTCTCGAGTTGCTGAGCGTGAGACGGTCACTGTCACGCTTATTTAGAGAAGGCACGTATCCACCTCTGAGAGGAACCTTTCTTGAGATGGATGATGTAAGTGGATTAATATATCTGCGGGGTAGTGTAAATTTCTTTGAGACCTATCCAGGTATGTATGTTCCTCGGCCCCTGGAGTTTTCAATAGCAGAAACGGAACTTTCGCCGCAGAGACACGCGCAAGAGATTTTATCCCTGTCTAAATTGAATTGGAATAATACCCAGTTCGACGGTGGGGAGCCGATTACGGTTCGCGCGGCGCGCCGCGTAGGGGAGATTCTAAAATGTATCCGAGAAGAAGAAGTAAAGCCGAGCTTTCGCTTTTTCATGTAA
- a CDS encoding DNA sulfur modification protein DndB produces the protein MMNDSPSNLFPALRAKMGDRWYYVTTFTLSEVAQWIKPVDQIHERKELKTWIQRVLRSERKEEIATYLLNQEQRFFNAIVVGIYGGDPEWLPVEVGDSPTLKEIKLGQRQSTAFGFLQLSGNEEIFAIDGQHRVEGIRQALSENEALKDDELTVIFVAHKSTVEGRERTRRLFTTLNKYAKPVSPAELIALNDDDAFAIVTRRLIESYQGLQSEFVPLVPTANIPAGNETAFTTVISLYELVKTISIPAGSKERKLLEKGPPNWARVDEIYDTVVLFWDAVQTHVPPVRKVFRSLPDKKLAADFRIETGGHLMFRSAGLQGFARAARALVDHGEKLQVAVRRLADCPLDLSAKPWIGVLWNPSAMTMIVKNKKLVVNLFLHMVGEKPVPSNYDLLAQYRRATGIDNERLPRRHS, from the coding sequence ATGATGAACGATTCCCCGTCAAATTTGTTTCCCGCTCTTCGCGCCAAAATGGGTGACCGCTGGTACTATGTAACGACATTTACTCTGAGTGAAGTCGCGCAATGGATCAAACCTGTAGATCAGATTCATGAACGAAAAGAACTCAAAACGTGGATTCAAAGAGTGTTACGCTCGGAGCGCAAAGAAGAGATTGCCACCTACCTTCTTAACCAGGAGCAGCGATTCTTCAATGCAATTGTTGTTGGAATATATGGGGGTGACCCCGAGTGGCTTCCTGTTGAGGTGGGCGACAGCCCAACTTTGAAGGAGATCAAACTGGGTCAAAGACAATCTACGGCATTCGGATTCCTGCAGCTTTCAGGTAACGAGGAGATTTTCGCGATTGATGGCCAGCACAGGGTCGAGGGAATAAGGCAGGCATTAAGTGAGAACGAAGCGCTAAAGGATGATGAATTGACCGTCATATTTGTTGCTCACAAAAGCACTGTTGAAGGGCGGGAGCGAACCAGACGGCTGTTCACCACACTGAATAAATATGCAAAACCAGTTTCTCCGGCTGAGTTGATTGCGCTGAACGACGATGATGCTTTCGCGATCGTTACGCGACGGTTAATCGAATCTTACCAGGGACTTCAGAGTGAATTCGTGCCACTCGTTCCAACAGCGAACATACCAGCAGGGAATGAAACCGCCTTTACCACTGTGATCTCCCTCTATGAATTAGTGAAAACGATCTCTATTCCGGCAGGCAGCAAAGAACGGAAGCTTCTCGAAAAAGGACCTCCGAACTGGGCTCGTGTAGATGAAATTTATGATACGGTCGTTCTATTTTGGGATGCCGTTCAGACCCATGTTCCTCCTGTAAGAAAAGTGTTCCGGTCGCTGCCAGACAAGAAATTAGCGGCAGATTTTCGAATTGAGACCGGTGGTCACTTGATGTTCCGCTCTGCTGGATTGCAGGGGTTTGCACGAGCGGCTCGGGCTTTGGTAGACCACGGGGAAAAGCTTCAGGTTGCTGTGAGGAGATTGGCTGATTGTCCGCTTGATCTCTCCGCCAAACCCTGGATCGGCGTATTGTGGAATCCCTCAGCAATGACAATGATTGTGAAAAACAAAAAACTTGTGGTGAACTTATTCTTGCACATGGTTGGCGAGAAACCAGTCCCTAGTAACTACGATCTTCTCGCTCAGTATCGCAGAGCCACAGGAATTGATAACGAGCGTCTACCTAGACGCCATTCGTAG